TCGGCCATGATTGGGACCTCCAGATTAATGGGTTATTAAACACAGCCCTGGGGTTTGCCAAGGCCGGCGATTTTAGCCGCTTTTTTTGCCGGGCCATCCGGAAAAAGATTGTACAAATCTTTAATGGGAACGCCGCCGGCATTTTTGATTTTGCGGATTGTTGGAATGTGACCTTCTTTTTCGAATTCTTCGCGCATAAAACGGATGACCTTCCAGTGCATGTCGGTTAGTTCTTCGATGCCTTCTTCTTTGGCCAGTTCTGCGGCGATTTCTTCAGTCCAATCGGATGGATTGACTAAAAAACCATCTTCGGTTACTTCAACGGTTTTTCCTGCGATTGTTTTGCTGGGCATAATTGCCTCCTTTCGGTAATTTTAGGTTTAAAGTAATTAATTCTCCGGATGTTTTGGGATGGAAACATTTTTCATGAATTGCAACATGAAAAAGATTCCGCGTTTGATCTCTGGTTTATTCATCTCGCGGGCAATTTTGAGCAGCGAGATGTCTTCGGTTACATCCATGTCTAATTTTTGAAAGAAATCGAGCGCGTTGTTCACTGCGCTTAACATTTGTGGTTGCGTCATGTTTTTAACGGTAATCAAAATGGTTGTAATGTTTTCGCGCAATAGACGCACATCTTCCACGGTAAAGCTGGTGACAACGGTATCGATTATTTTGACCGCCTCGGCGAAAAAGGCGAAGTAGCCTTTGCGGTCTAATTCATCCAGTGTTTCCAGCGCTTGTTGAAAGGCCTGTTTGCCTAAAGGACGAAGATCCTGACTGAGATCGTCAAAGCTTTGAACCTGCTGCAGCAAACGCGTTAAAGGACGTACGTTTCTCAATAACATCTTAAACAAAAAAACAAGATCACGCGTGTCAAAATGATGAGCCACGTCCTGCAGCTCTTCCACGGCCGCGTCGAACATATCTTTGGTAATCAGAGAAAGGTCCGCCTTTAACTCTTCGATCTCGCGCGCCCTTTTTTCCTGTTCCGCCAGATGTCGCGTAATTACATCCAGCTTTTCGTTGATCTTTTGAATCTCTAATGCTAATTCT
This sequence is a window from Caldithrix abyssi DSM 13497. Protein-coding genes within it:
- a CDS encoding TusE/DsrC/DsvC family sulfur relay protein; this translates as MPSKTIAGKTVEVTEDGFLVNPSDWTEEIAAELAKEEGIEELTDMHWKVIRFMREEFEKEGHIPTIRKIKNAGGVPIKDLYNLFPDGPAKKAAKIAGLGKPQGCV
- a CDS encoding DUF1641 domain-containing protein, with product MENKELALEIQKINEKLDVITRHLAEQEKRAREIEELKADLSLITKDMFDAAVEELQDVAHHFDTRDLVFLFKMLLRNVRPLTRLLQQVQSFDDLSQDLRPLGKQAFQQALETLDELDRKGYFAFFAEAVKIIDTVVTSFTVEDVRLLRENITTILITVKNMTQPQMLSAVNNALDFFQKLDMDVTEDISLLKIAREMNKPEIKRGIFFMLQFMKNVSIPKHPEN